A stretch of the Lactuca sativa cultivar Salinas chromosome 9, Lsat_Salinas_v11, whole genome shotgun sequence genome encodes the following:
- the LOC111901774 gene encoding 3'-5' exonuclease, whose protein sequence is MAMSIRRFEHETPNNTHDTFEVTFFEDTVLPIVTKTPSIVDVWVTRIEHKYRRRPHSLVVGVDVEWRPNLIRSYENPVATLQLCVGRRCLIFQLLFSPTMPQSLKNFLRNPSYTFVGVGINNDVEKLMQNWNLEVANTADIGDLAAEEYGMRNLRNAGLKGLTRRVLGKELIKPQNVTMSDWDDERLTLAQVQYACIDAFLSYKIGSILISGNYN, encoded by the coding sequence ATGGCGATGTCGATCAGACGTTTTGAGCATGAGACCCCCAACAATACCCACGACACTTTTGAGGTCACCTTCTTTGAAGACACTGTTCTACCTATAGTCACAAAAACACCATCCATCGTCGATGTGTGGGTAACCCGCATCGAACACAAATACCGCCGTCGTCCCCACTCCCTCGTCGTCGGCGTCGATGTTGAGTGGCGTCCTAATCTCATTCGGAGCTACGAAAACCCTGTGGCTACCCTCCAACTGTGCGTGGGACGCCGCTGTCTGATTTTTCAACTCCTCTTCTCGCCTACAATGCCTCAGTCGCTCAAAAACTTCCTCCGCAATCCCTCCTACACATTCGTCGGCGTCGGGATCAATAACGACGTAGAGAAACTTATGCAGAATTGGAACCTGGAGGTTGCGAATACGGCTGACATTGGGGATTTGGCAGCAGAGGAGTATGGCATGAGGAATCTTCGGAATGCAGGGTTGAAAGGGTTGACGAGAAGGGTCCTCGGAAAGGAGTTGATCAAACCCCAGAATGTTACGATGAGCGATTGGGATGATGAACGGCTGACTCTGGCGCAAGTGCAGTATGCGTGCATCGATGCTTTCTTGAGTTATAAGATTGGGAGCATTTTGATTTCTGGAAATTATAACTGA